From one Perca fluviatilis chromosome 10, GENO_Pfluv_1.0, whole genome shotgun sequence genomic stretch:
- the il12ba gene encoding interleukin 12Ba: MTVFVCCLFVCAFLQVSHQNPTDHWTLLPHIMVVEVDGTEGQQPLSCLELPDEHMARDIKNEDIFWRKNGWQEEQRGNTYLLQLEESLGGGNYTCHSKDGSLLNHTMVLIQEDEAIRRILMKSDQEGYLKCSAQNYNGEFHCSWTWHSNRVGKVAFIKAQRVSDSQCSVDESGQRWTCSSGQSNFNCSVDDSGHRIVCLEEQHCPYAEESQQIHISVYLRTEHFLLENYSKRFYLSEIVKPDKVSIGQVSPTMIKWRYPSSWSSPYSYFPLTFEIAQLRGRCKTCDNPCTDSKATKTSRVSSTNICQFEVKHKVKAVCVRAKDALCNSQWSEWSYLRLRRHKKNKRQQSKN, from the exons ATGACGgtatttgtctgttgtctgtttgtctgtgcatTTCTGCAAGTCAGTCATCAAAATCCAACAGACCACTGGACTCTGCTGCCCCACA TTATGGTTGTGGAGGTGGATGGCACGGAGGGCCAGCAGCCCCTGAGCTGCCTGGAGCTGCCAGACGAGCACATGGCAAGAGACATCAAGAATGAGGATATTTTTTGGAGAAAGAACGGGTGGCAGGAAGAACAGAGGGGAAACACGTACCTGCTGCAGCTGGAGGAAAGCTTAGGAGGGGGAAACTACACCTGCCACAGCAAGGATGGATCACTCCTCAATCACACCATGGTTCTGATCCAAGAGGACGAAGCTATCAGGAGAATTCTTATGAAAAGTGACCAGG AAGGTTATTTAAAGTGCTCCGCTCAAAATTACAATGGAGAGTTCCACTGCTCCTGGACCTGGCACAGCAATCGCGTTGGCAAAGTAGCATTCATCAAAGCTCAACG TGTATCTGACAGCCAGTGTTCTGTGGATGAAAGTGGCCAGCGTTGGACATGCTCTTCAGGTCAGAGTAACTTCAACTGTTCAGTGGACGACAGCGGACACAGGATCGTGTGCCTGGAGGAGCAGCACTGCCCCTACGCTGAGGAGAGCCAGCAGATCCACATTAGCGTCTACCTGAGGACGGAGCATTTCCTGCTGGAGAACTACTCGAAACGCTTTTACCTGTCAGAGATAG TGAAACCCGACAAGGTGAGCATTGGTCAAGTCAGCCCCACGATGATAAAGTGGAGATACCCGAGCTCCTGGAGCAGCCCCTACTCCTACTTCCCTCTTACTTTCGAGATTGCACAGCTCAGGGGGCGATGCAAAACGTGTGACAACCCGTGCACTGACTCAAAAGCCACTAAG ACCTCGAGAGTTTCCTCTACCAACATTTGTCAGTTTGAAGTCAAGCACAAGGTTAAGGCCGTCTGTGTCCGGGCCAAGGATGCTCTCTGTAACTCCCAATGGAGCGAGTGGAGCTATCTCAG ATTGAGGAGACACAAGAAGAACAAACGTCAGCAAAGCAAAAATTAA